In Acanthopagrus latus isolate v.2019 chromosome 16, fAcaLat1.1, whole genome shotgun sequence, one DNA window encodes the following:
- the LOC119005212 gene encoding uncharacterized protein LOC119005212 isoform X4: MVNDLDGPYRKTFSPDSLSVFSWDKTTSWAEDKAPLTVACLRSMFPPAKKIQKQTVNYSRGNKPRRMTDEEVKQLLDWRISLVLSVSLYTSSLRTCFLQMAFSVEMLRHRCPIKLFTVTNSLGISQSKTTARIHAKRLAEEHERRVKQGRDEIQTTRKTQYCSEDSKKALAFSFSWGKVQVPSVSRSDSTGRGYNFVTWAFRFAHQNRINFRYLHGPPIKAVEVSPHSVLPTRQTYESLRQRMKTLVMRIIADNLLALKGPRGRVERHIPHRYSHLMKEQSSTVSLGAVIPDSSEASVSTALGLKDYIPVVAGALYHILSCGDVLGTDKTQNQSLDPRYDGPIEAPLEFQKEHLFHEDMMKMLLSEKSENARGTLHHIVSLFHFKTFNNTARDYFLNLWDFITFVTTAYVTLFAMTDCGLDSVHQRPPGYPSQVSAQVDWLSDLAHRLVDLVWMAPPQEDINTAAAAAGQCDGEKKKITPFCYCREDKPGEQLVRCCSNRCPGIWFHASCARVQTWSDPPEEDCGGSDWFCSPACSTDGTYVYCHCKEQRGGPMVQCGRKEDCRRHEWYHQDCLSAAEQSRAQNTPWFCSESCFLAARTSCLTTQRRCCGRGCTRWQDGTPSRKETETP; this comes from the exons ATGGTGAACGACCTGGACGGGCCATACAGGAAGACCTTCAGCCCTGACAGcctgtctgtgttcagctggGATAAGACTACTTCCTGGGCGGAGGACAAGGCTCCTCTGACTGTGGCCTGCCTCAGGTCCATGTTCCCCCCTGCAAAGAAGATCCAGAAACAGACTGTCAACTACAGCCGGGGGAATAAACCACG gCGGATGACGGAtgaggaggtgaagcagctgctggacTGGAGGATCAGCCTCGTCCTGTCGGTGTCTCTGTATACCAGCTCGCTCAGAACCTGTTTCCTCCAGATGGCCTTCAGCGTCGAGATGCTGCGACATCGCTGTCCCATCAAACTCTTCACTGTCACTAACAGCCTCGGCATCTCTCAGTCCAAAACCACCGCCAGGATCCACGCCAAGAGGCTCGCCGAGGAGCACGAGAGACGGGTGAAGCAGGGGAGGGACGAGATCCAG ACCACCAGAAAGACTCAGTACTGCAGCGAGGACTCAAAGAAGGCGTTAGCATTCAGCTTCTCCTGGGGGAAAGTCCAG GTGCCGTCCGTGTCCAGGTCCGACTCCACAGGTCGAGGCTACAACTTTGTGACGTGGGCGTTTCGCTTCGCTCATCAAAACCGGATTAACTTCCGCTACCTGCACGGACCACCGATAAAAGCAGTGGAAGTGTCACCTCACAGTGTCCTGCCGACCAGACAG acgTACGAATCGCTGCGACAGCGAATGAAAACTTTAGTGATGCGTATCATCGCCGACAACCTGCTGGCGCTGAAAGGACCGAGAGGACGAGTGGAGAGACACATCCCTCACAGGTACTCGCACCTGATGAAGGAGCAGAGCAGCACT GTGAGTCTGGGTGCAGTGATACCAGACAGCAGCGAGGCGTCAGTGAGCACAGCGCTCGGCCTGAAGGACTATATCCCCGTCGTCGCCGGGGCGCTGTACCACATACTGAGCTGTGGAGACGTCCTCGGGACTGACAAGACCCAGAACCAGAGCCTGGACCCGAGGTACGATGGACCCATAGAGGCACCGCTAGAGTTTCAGAAGGAACACTTGTTTCACGAG GACATGATGAAGATGCTCCTCAGCGAGAAGAGTGAGAACGCACGAGGaactcttcatcacattgtCTCACTGTTTCACTTCAAGACGTTCAACAACACGGCCAGAGACTACTTCCTGAACCTGTGGGACTTCATCACG TTTGTGACGACGGCGTACGTAACTCTGTTCGCTATGACGGACTGCGGTCTGGACTCGGTGCACCAGAGACCACCAGGCTACCCGTCTCAGGTGTCGGCTCAGGTGGACTGGCTCAGTGATCTGGCTCACAGGCTGGTGGATCTGGTCTGGATGGCTCCACCTCAGGAGGAcatcaacactgctgctgctgctgcaggtcaaTGTgacggagagaagaagaagatcacCCCCTTCTGTTACTGCAGAGAAG ATAAGCCAGGTGAGCAGCTGGTGCGGTGCTGCAGTAACCGGTGTCCAGGTATCTGGTTCCACGCTTCCTGTGCTCGGGTTCAGACCTGGTCAGACCCTCCTGAGGAGGACTGTGGTGGTTCAGACTGGTTCTGCAGTCCGGCCTGCAGCACAGACGGGACCTACGTGTACTGTCACTGTAAGGAGCAGAGGGGGGGGCCAATGGTCCAGTGTGGACGGAAGGAGGACTGCAGGAGACACGAGTGGTACCACCAAGACTGTCTGTCAGCAGCCGAGCAGAGCCGAGCCCAGAACA CGCCGTGGTTCTGCTCAGAGTCCTGCTTCTTGGCAGCGAGGACTTCCTGTTTAACTACACAAAGGCGGTGCTGTGGGAGGGGCTGTACCAGATGGCAAGACGGGACGCCATCCAGGAAGGAGACGGAGACGCCATGA
- the LOC119005212 gene encoding uncharacterized protein LOC119005212 isoform X1, giving the protein MQPRCSHCGREVQRQIKGYKRKSLLTVLDLKSANKLFPRLDPHDAFLCFDCVREVYHKTKKCGKRRVYVDPNPPIRPAPAARPAPSVPAEAPPLKRLKKRLRSALNEHDYASQDPAPSAWTEPPPGRRDLRGPISQVCGFLRRRKFSCALNRLLQVNGFKDALLKVCSRIISSERKEMVNDLDGPYRKTFSPDSLSVFSWDKTTSWAEDKAPLTVACLRSMFPPAKKIQKQTVNYSRGNKPRRMTDEEVKQLLDWRISLVLSVSLYTSSLRTCFLQMAFSVEMLRHRCPIKLFTVTNSLGISQSKTTARIHAKRLAEEHERRVKQGRDEIQTTRKTQYCSEDSKKALAFSFSWGKVQVPSVSRSDSTGRGYNFVTWAFRFAHQNRINFRYLHGPPIKAVEVSPHSVLPTRQTYESLRQRMKTLVMRIIADNLLALKGPRGRVERHIPHRYSHLMKEQSSTVSLGAVIPDSSEASVSTALGLKDYIPVVAGALYHILSCGDVLGTDKTQNQSLDPRYDGPIEAPLEFQKEHLFHEDMMKMLLSEKSENARGTLHHIVSLFHFKTFNNTARDYFLNLWDFITFVTTAYVTLFAMTDCGLDSVHQRPPGYPSQVSAQVDWLSDLAHRLVDLVWMAPPQEDINTAAAAAGQCDGEKKKITPFCYCREDKPGEQLVRCCSNRCPGIWFHASCARVQTWSDPPEEDCGGSDWFCSPACSTDGTYVYCHCKEQRGGPMVQCGRKEDCRRHEWYHQDCLSAAEQSRAQNTPWFCSESCFLAARTSCLTTQRRCCGRGCTRWQDGTPSRKETETP; this is encoded by the exons ATGCAGCCGCGCTGCAGCCACTGTGGGCGGGAAGTCCAGCGGCAGATCAAAGGCTACAAGCGGAAGTCCCTGCTGACTGTCCTCGACCTGAAGAGCGCCAACAAGCTGTTCCCGCGTCTCGATCCGCATGATGCGTTCTTATGTTTCGACTGTGTGAGAGAAGTTTATCACAAAACGAAGAAATGCGGAAAGAGGCGGGTTTATGTGGACCCGAACCCCCCGATCCGCCCGGCTCCTGCAGCCCGTCCTGCCCCCTCGGTCCCGGCGGAAGCACCTCCTCTGAAGAGGCTCAAGAAGAGACTCAGATCAGCGCTGAATGAACACGACTATGCTTCACAGGACCCGGCGCCCTCCGCTTGGACCGAACCGCCGCCGGGCCGGCGCGACCTCCGTGGGCCGATCTCCCAGGTGTGCGGTTTCCTGCGGAGGAGGAAGTTCAGCTGTGCGCTGAACAGACTGCTGCAGGTGAACGGCTTCAAGGACGCTCTGCTCAAAGTGTGCAGCCGAATCATCTCCAGCGAG CGGAAAGAGATGGTGAACGACCTGGACGGGCCATACAGGAAGACCTTCAGCCCTGACAGcctgtctgtgttcagctggGATAAGACTACTTCCTGGGCGGAGGACAAGGCTCCTCTGACTGTGGCCTGCCTCAGGTCCATGTTCCCCCCTGCAAAGAAGATCCAGAAACAGACTGTCAACTACAGCCGGGGGAATAAACCACG gCGGATGACGGAtgaggaggtgaagcagctgctggacTGGAGGATCAGCCTCGTCCTGTCGGTGTCTCTGTATACCAGCTCGCTCAGAACCTGTTTCCTCCAGATGGCCTTCAGCGTCGAGATGCTGCGACATCGCTGTCCCATCAAACTCTTCACTGTCACTAACAGCCTCGGCATCTCTCAGTCCAAAACCACCGCCAGGATCCACGCCAAGAGGCTCGCCGAGGAGCACGAGAGACGGGTGAAGCAGGGGAGGGACGAGATCCAG ACCACCAGAAAGACTCAGTACTGCAGCGAGGACTCAAAGAAGGCGTTAGCATTCAGCTTCTCCTGGGGGAAAGTCCAG GTGCCGTCCGTGTCCAGGTCCGACTCCACAGGTCGAGGCTACAACTTTGTGACGTGGGCGTTTCGCTTCGCTCATCAAAACCGGATTAACTTCCGCTACCTGCACGGACCACCGATAAAAGCAGTGGAAGTGTCACCTCACAGTGTCCTGCCGACCAGACAG acgTACGAATCGCTGCGACAGCGAATGAAAACTTTAGTGATGCGTATCATCGCCGACAACCTGCTGGCGCTGAAAGGACCGAGAGGACGAGTGGAGAGACACATCCCTCACAGGTACTCGCACCTGATGAAGGAGCAGAGCAGCACT GTGAGTCTGGGTGCAGTGATACCAGACAGCAGCGAGGCGTCAGTGAGCACAGCGCTCGGCCTGAAGGACTATATCCCCGTCGTCGCCGGGGCGCTGTACCACATACTGAGCTGTGGAGACGTCCTCGGGACTGACAAGACCCAGAACCAGAGCCTGGACCCGAGGTACGATGGACCCATAGAGGCACCGCTAGAGTTTCAGAAGGAACACTTGTTTCACGAG GACATGATGAAGATGCTCCTCAGCGAGAAGAGTGAGAACGCACGAGGaactcttcatcacattgtCTCACTGTTTCACTTCAAGACGTTCAACAACACGGCCAGAGACTACTTCCTGAACCTGTGGGACTTCATCACG TTTGTGACGACGGCGTACGTAACTCTGTTCGCTATGACGGACTGCGGTCTGGACTCGGTGCACCAGAGACCACCAGGCTACCCGTCTCAGGTGTCGGCTCAGGTGGACTGGCTCAGTGATCTGGCTCACAGGCTGGTGGATCTGGTCTGGATGGCTCCACCTCAGGAGGAcatcaacactgctgctgctgctgcaggtcaaTGTgacggagagaagaagaagatcacCCCCTTCTGTTACTGCAGAGAAG ATAAGCCAGGTGAGCAGCTGGTGCGGTGCTGCAGTAACCGGTGTCCAGGTATCTGGTTCCACGCTTCCTGTGCTCGGGTTCAGACCTGGTCAGACCCTCCTGAGGAGGACTGTGGTGGTTCAGACTGGTTCTGCAGTCCGGCCTGCAGCACAGACGGGACCTACGTGTACTGTCACTGTAAGGAGCAGAGGGGGGGGCCAATGGTCCAGTGTGGACGGAAGGAGGACTGCAGGAGACACGAGTGGTACCACCAAGACTGTCTGTCAGCAGCCGAGCAGAGCCGAGCCCAGAACA CGCCGTGGTTCTGCTCAGAGTCCTGCTTCTTGGCAGCGAGGACTTCCTGTTTAACTACACAAAGGCGGTGCTGTGGGAGGGGCTGTACCAGATGGCAAGACGGGACGCCATCCAGGAAGGAGACGGAGACGCCATGA
- the LOC119005212 gene encoding uncharacterized protein LOC119005212 isoform X2, with protein MQPRCSHCGREVQRQIKGYKRKSLLTVLDLKSANKLFPRLDPHDAFLCFDCVREVYHKTKKCGKRRVYVDPNPPIRPAPAARPAPSVPAEAPPLKRLKKRLRSALNEHDYASQDPAPSAWTEPPPGRRDLRGPISQVCGFLRRRKFSCALNRLLQVNGFKDALLKVCSRIISSERKEMVNDLDGPYRKTFSPDSLSVFSWDKTTSWAEDKAPLTVACLRSMFPPAKKIQKQTVNYSRGNKPRRMTDEEVKQLLDWRISLVLSVSLYTSSLRTCFLQMAFSVEMLRHRCPIKLFTVTNSLGISQSKTTARIHAKRLAEEHERRVKQGRDEIQTTRKTQYCSEDSKKALAFSFSWGKVQVPSVSRSDSTGRGYNFVTWAFRFAHQNRINFRYLHGPPIKAVEVSPHSVLPTRQTYESLRQRMKTLVMRIIADNLLALKGPRGRVERHIPHRYSHLMKEQSSTVSLGAVIPDSSEASVSTALGLKDYIPVVAGALYHILSCGDVLGTDKTQNQSLDPRYDGPIEAPLEFQKEHLFHEDMMKMLLSEKSENARGTLHHIVSLFHFKTFNNTARDYFLNLWDFITFVTTAYVTLFAMTDCGLDSVHQRPPGYPSQVSAQVDWLSDLAHRLVDLVWMAPPQEDINTAAAAAGQCDGEKKKITPFCYCREDKPGEQLVRCCSNRCPGIWFHASCARVQTWSDPPEEDCGGSDWFCSPACSTDGTYVYCHCKEQRGGPMVQCGRKEDCRRHEWYHQDCLSAAEQSRAQNSEAAVTSCNPVNLNSTRLP; from the exons ATGCAGCCGCGCTGCAGCCACTGTGGGCGGGAAGTCCAGCGGCAGATCAAAGGCTACAAGCGGAAGTCCCTGCTGACTGTCCTCGACCTGAAGAGCGCCAACAAGCTGTTCCCGCGTCTCGATCCGCATGATGCGTTCTTATGTTTCGACTGTGTGAGAGAAGTTTATCACAAAACGAAGAAATGCGGAAAGAGGCGGGTTTATGTGGACCCGAACCCCCCGATCCGCCCGGCTCCTGCAGCCCGTCCTGCCCCCTCGGTCCCGGCGGAAGCACCTCCTCTGAAGAGGCTCAAGAAGAGACTCAGATCAGCGCTGAATGAACACGACTATGCTTCACAGGACCCGGCGCCCTCCGCTTGGACCGAACCGCCGCCGGGCCGGCGCGACCTCCGTGGGCCGATCTCCCAGGTGTGCGGTTTCCTGCGGAGGAGGAAGTTCAGCTGTGCGCTGAACAGACTGCTGCAGGTGAACGGCTTCAAGGACGCTCTGCTCAAAGTGTGCAGCCGAATCATCTCCAGCGAG CGGAAAGAGATGGTGAACGACCTGGACGGGCCATACAGGAAGACCTTCAGCCCTGACAGcctgtctgtgttcagctggGATAAGACTACTTCCTGGGCGGAGGACAAGGCTCCTCTGACTGTGGCCTGCCTCAGGTCCATGTTCCCCCCTGCAAAGAAGATCCAGAAACAGACTGTCAACTACAGCCGGGGGAATAAACCACG gCGGATGACGGAtgaggaggtgaagcagctgctggacTGGAGGATCAGCCTCGTCCTGTCGGTGTCTCTGTATACCAGCTCGCTCAGAACCTGTTTCCTCCAGATGGCCTTCAGCGTCGAGATGCTGCGACATCGCTGTCCCATCAAACTCTTCACTGTCACTAACAGCCTCGGCATCTCTCAGTCCAAAACCACCGCCAGGATCCACGCCAAGAGGCTCGCCGAGGAGCACGAGAGACGGGTGAAGCAGGGGAGGGACGAGATCCAG ACCACCAGAAAGACTCAGTACTGCAGCGAGGACTCAAAGAAGGCGTTAGCATTCAGCTTCTCCTGGGGGAAAGTCCAG GTGCCGTCCGTGTCCAGGTCCGACTCCACAGGTCGAGGCTACAACTTTGTGACGTGGGCGTTTCGCTTCGCTCATCAAAACCGGATTAACTTCCGCTACCTGCACGGACCACCGATAAAAGCAGTGGAAGTGTCACCTCACAGTGTCCTGCCGACCAGACAG acgTACGAATCGCTGCGACAGCGAATGAAAACTTTAGTGATGCGTATCATCGCCGACAACCTGCTGGCGCTGAAAGGACCGAGAGGACGAGTGGAGAGACACATCCCTCACAGGTACTCGCACCTGATGAAGGAGCAGAGCAGCACT GTGAGTCTGGGTGCAGTGATACCAGACAGCAGCGAGGCGTCAGTGAGCACAGCGCTCGGCCTGAAGGACTATATCCCCGTCGTCGCCGGGGCGCTGTACCACATACTGAGCTGTGGAGACGTCCTCGGGACTGACAAGACCCAGAACCAGAGCCTGGACCCGAGGTACGATGGACCCATAGAGGCACCGCTAGAGTTTCAGAAGGAACACTTGTTTCACGAG GACATGATGAAGATGCTCCTCAGCGAGAAGAGTGAGAACGCACGAGGaactcttcatcacattgtCTCACTGTTTCACTTCAAGACGTTCAACAACACGGCCAGAGACTACTTCCTGAACCTGTGGGACTTCATCACG TTTGTGACGACGGCGTACGTAACTCTGTTCGCTATGACGGACTGCGGTCTGGACTCGGTGCACCAGAGACCACCAGGCTACCCGTCTCAGGTGTCGGCTCAGGTGGACTGGCTCAGTGATCTGGCTCACAGGCTGGTGGATCTGGTCTGGATGGCTCCACCTCAGGAGGAcatcaacactgctgctgctgctgcaggtcaaTGTgacggagagaagaagaagatcacCCCCTTCTGTTACTGCAGAGAAG ATAAGCCAGGTGAGCAGCTGGTGCGGTGCTGCAGTAACCGGTGTCCAGGTATCTGGTTCCACGCTTCCTGTGCTCGGGTTCAGACCTGGTCAGACCCTCCTGAGGAGGACTGTGGTGGTTCAGACTGGTTCTGCAGTCCGGCCTGCAGCACAGACGGGACCTACGTGTACTGTCACTGTAAGGAGCAGAGGGGGGGGCCAATGGTCCAGTGTGGACGGAAGGAGGACTGCAGGAGACACGAGTGGTACCACCAAGACTGTCTGTCAGCAGCCGAGCAGAGCCGAGCCCAGAACAGTGAGGCTGCAGTCACATCGTGTAACCCTGTGAACCtcaacagcaccagactcccttaa
- the LOC119005212 gene encoding uncharacterized protein LOC119005212 isoform X3, protein MQPRCSHCGREVQRQIKGYKRKSLLTVLDLKSANKLFPRLDPHDAFLCFDCVREVYHKTKKCGKRRVYVDPNPPIRPAPAARPAPSVPAEAPPLKRLKKRLRSALNEHDYASQDPAPSAWTEPPPGRRDLRGPISQVCGFLRRRKFSCALNRLLQVNGFKDALLKVCSRIISSERKEMVNDLDGPYRKTFSPDSLSVFSWDKTTSWAEDKAPLTVACLRSMFPPAKKIQKQTVNYSRGNKPRRMTDEEVKQLLDWRISLVLSVSLYTSSLRTCFLQMAFSVEMLRHRCPIKLFTVTNSLGISQSKTTARIHAKRLAEEHERRVKQGRDEIQTTRKTQYCSEDSKKALAFSFSWGKVQVPSVSRSDSTGRGYNFVTWAFRFAHQNRINFRYLHGPPIKAVEVSPHSVLPTRQTYESLRQRMKTLVMRIIADNLLALKGPRGRVERHIPHRYSHLMKEQSSTVSLGAVIPDSSEASVSTALGLKDYIPVVAGALYHILSCGDVLGTDKTQNQSLDPRYDGPIEAPLEFQKEHLFHEDMMKMLLSEKSENARGTLHHIVSLFHFKTFNNTARDYFLNLWDFITFVTTAYVTLFAMTDCGLDSVHQRPPGYPSQVSAQVDWLSDLAHRLVDLVWMAPPQEDINTAAAAAGQCDGEKKKITPFCYCREGENWHR, encoded by the exons ATGCAGCCGCGCTGCAGCCACTGTGGGCGGGAAGTCCAGCGGCAGATCAAAGGCTACAAGCGGAAGTCCCTGCTGACTGTCCTCGACCTGAAGAGCGCCAACAAGCTGTTCCCGCGTCTCGATCCGCATGATGCGTTCTTATGTTTCGACTGTGTGAGAGAAGTTTATCACAAAACGAAGAAATGCGGAAAGAGGCGGGTTTATGTGGACCCGAACCCCCCGATCCGCCCGGCTCCTGCAGCCCGTCCTGCCCCCTCGGTCCCGGCGGAAGCACCTCCTCTGAAGAGGCTCAAGAAGAGACTCAGATCAGCGCTGAATGAACACGACTATGCTTCACAGGACCCGGCGCCCTCCGCTTGGACCGAACCGCCGCCGGGCCGGCGCGACCTCCGTGGGCCGATCTCCCAGGTGTGCGGTTTCCTGCGGAGGAGGAAGTTCAGCTGTGCGCTGAACAGACTGCTGCAGGTGAACGGCTTCAAGGACGCTCTGCTCAAAGTGTGCAGCCGAATCATCTCCAGCGAG CGGAAAGAGATGGTGAACGACCTGGACGGGCCATACAGGAAGACCTTCAGCCCTGACAGcctgtctgtgttcagctggGATAAGACTACTTCCTGGGCGGAGGACAAGGCTCCTCTGACTGTGGCCTGCCTCAGGTCCATGTTCCCCCCTGCAAAGAAGATCCAGAAACAGACTGTCAACTACAGCCGGGGGAATAAACCACG gCGGATGACGGAtgaggaggtgaagcagctgctggacTGGAGGATCAGCCTCGTCCTGTCGGTGTCTCTGTATACCAGCTCGCTCAGAACCTGTTTCCTCCAGATGGCCTTCAGCGTCGAGATGCTGCGACATCGCTGTCCCATCAAACTCTTCACTGTCACTAACAGCCTCGGCATCTCTCAGTCCAAAACCACCGCCAGGATCCACGCCAAGAGGCTCGCCGAGGAGCACGAGAGACGGGTGAAGCAGGGGAGGGACGAGATCCAG ACCACCAGAAAGACTCAGTACTGCAGCGAGGACTCAAAGAAGGCGTTAGCATTCAGCTTCTCCTGGGGGAAAGTCCAG GTGCCGTCCGTGTCCAGGTCCGACTCCACAGGTCGAGGCTACAACTTTGTGACGTGGGCGTTTCGCTTCGCTCATCAAAACCGGATTAACTTCCGCTACCTGCACGGACCACCGATAAAAGCAGTGGAAGTGTCACCTCACAGTGTCCTGCCGACCAGACAG acgTACGAATCGCTGCGACAGCGAATGAAAACTTTAGTGATGCGTATCATCGCCGACAACCTGCTGGCGCTGAAAGGACCGAGAGGACGAGTGGAGAGACACATCCCTCACAGGTACTCGCACCTGATGAAGGAGCAGAGCAGCACT GTGAGTCTGGGTGCAGTGATACCAGACAGCAGCGAGGCGTCAGTGAGCACAGCGCTCGGCCTGAAGGACTATATCCCCGTCGTCGCCGGGGCGCTGTACCACATACTGAGCTGTGGAGACGTCCTCGGGACTGACAAGACCCAGAACCAGAGCCTGGACCCGAGGTACGATGGACCCATAGAGGCACCGCTAGAGTTTCAGAAGGAACACTTGTTTCACGAG GACATGATGAAGATGCTCCTCAGCGAGAAGAGTGAGAACGCACGAGGaactcttcatcacattgtCTCACTGTTTCACTTCAAGACGTTCAACAACACGGCCAGAGACTACTTCCTGAACCTGTGGGACTTCATCACG TTTGTGACGACGGCGTACGTAACTCTGTTCGCTATGACGGACTGCGGTCTGGACTCGGTGCACCAGAGACCACCAGGCTACCCGTCTCAGGTGTCGGCTCAGGTGGACTGGCTCAGTGATCTGGCTCACAGGCTGGTGGATCTGGTCTGGATGGCTCCACCTCAGGAGGAcatcaacactgctgctgctgctgcaggtcaaTGTgacggagagaagaagaagatcacCCCCTTCTGTTACTGCAGAGAAGGTGAGAACTGGCACAG ATAA
- the fbxo34 gene encoding F-box only protein 34, protein MHLKSYPKLVRSELRLDAVGVQQSSLYVSQQGALVRTCSSNHGNINSSRLPFSVISTNTLCCSNTTNNNNNISSSVASLWVKASSSAALQLLPPGHENDTLRLYQTATEDADAPLDIWTVIKPGHVREKIAIFASDGGRTDGTGDSERTSTSSSGSRDRMPGICTNHGTMSGLLRAVKAKGSWGENSSAKRRRRSGSNQNLQQDQRTQVPDAQQHAHKLCPRQPDANQLSGNGRCGSEAEEEQKVSVVEMVAFLEQRVSEQQPDSKPLLALQRSSTTITLSRAPPPEVREGSEIRGEEPESIKVSDMVAKLESECLRRKTEGDLSRSNSLRRSVGRVLLATTDQGSASCQPSSPSSSTLPGAQSASREQTPASPVLTTPPSHEAAVQQAEWGGALETKNTVRKTQTQSPPSHSQEAEPLPGLLFLSLPPALSETLPHTDSEPCPPRHRMTFHLEPAPPQPRPTRSRSYSVSQSEKKKRRRADTGQEAELAVVPVGRRSSVSQDFLEMRQRLQQLLEPQPYLAVLPHHLLVKIFLLLPTQSLAALKCSCHYFKFIIDTYGVRPADSLWVSDPRYCDDPCKQCKKRYGRGDVSLCRWHHKPYCQALPYGPGYWMCCHGAHREAPGCNVGLHDNRWVPAFHSINVPIYRRSRHDN, encoded by the coding sequence ATGCACCTGAAGTCCTATCCAAAGCTTGTGCGTTCAGAGTTGCGTTTGGATGCGGTGGGagttcagcagagcagcctGTATGTGAGCCAGCAGGGGGCTCTGGTGAGGACCTGCAgcagtaaccatggcaacatcAACAGCAGCCGCCTCCCGTTCAGCGTCATCTCCACcaacacactctgctgcagcaaTACAAcgaacaacaataacaacatcagcagcagcgtgGCTTCGCTCTGGGTGAAGGCGTCGTCCAGCGCCGCACTGCAGCTCCTCCCTCCGGGTCACGAGAATGACACACTCAGACTGTACCAGACTGCCACAGAGGACGCTGACGCCCCGCTGGACATATGGACAGTCATCAAGCCTGGACATGTCCGCGAGAAGATCGCCATATTCGCTTCAGATGGGGGGCGGACCGACGGCACCGGGGACAGTGAACGCACCTCAACCAGCAGCTCTGGCAGTCGAGACAGGATGCCGGGGATCTGTACGAACCATGGCACCATGTCGGGGCTGTTACGGGCGGTGAAGGCGAAGGGGAGCTGGGGGGAAAACAGCAGCGCCAAACGGCGCCGCAGGTCAGGAAGCAACCAAAATCTCCAGCAGGACCAGAGGACCCAAGTCCCAGATGCACAGCAACATGCCCACAAGCTCTGTCCACGGCAACCAGATGCAAATCAGCTGTCGGGCAACGGACGGTGTGGCAGTGAGgcggaggaggagcagaaggtgTCGGTAGTGGAGATGGTGGCGTTCCTGGAGCAGAGAGTCAGCGAGCAGCAGCCTGACTCCAAACCACTGCTCGCCCTCCAGAGGAGCTCCACCACCATCACGCTGTCCAGAGCTCCGCCCCCTGAGGTCAGGGAGGGCTCAGAGATCAGGGGGGAGGAGCCAGAGAGCATCAAGGTGTCAGACATGGTGGCAAAGCTGGAGTCAGAGTgtctgaggaggaagacggagggAGATCTGTCGAGGAGCAACAGTCTGAGGAGGTCGGTGGGACGAGTCCTGCTCGCCACCACGGACCAGGGCTCCGCCTCCTGCCAgccttcatcaccatcatcatcaacactgcCGGGAGCTCAGAGTGCGAGCAGGGAGCAAACACCTGCCTCACCTGTCCTAACCACGCCCCCTTCACATGAAGCTGCAGTTCAGCAGGCTGAGTGGGGCGGAGCTCTGGAGACCAAGAACACTGTCAGAAAGACTCAGACACAGTCTCCGCCCTCTCATTCTCAGGAGGCGGAGCCTCTGCCTggcctgttgtttttgtctctgcctcctGCTCTCTCAGAGACACTTCCGCACACAGACTCAGAGCCCTGCCCCCCTCGCCACAGAATGACCTTTCACCTGGAGCCTGCCCCGCCTCAGCCCCGCCCCACTCGTTCTCGCTCCTACTCTGTTAGccaatcagagaagaagaagaggaggagggctgacACAGGTCAGGAGGCGGAGCTTGCGGTTGTGCCTGTGGGCCGTCGTTCGTCGGTGTCGCAGGACTTTCTGGAGATGCGTCAGCGGCTTCAGCAGCTGCTCGAGCCGCAGCCGTACCTCGCCGTGCTGCCGCATCACCTGCTGGTCAAGatcttcctgctgctgcccaCACAGAGCCTCGCCGCCCTCAAGTGCAGCTGCCACTACTTCAAGTTCATCATCGACACGTACGGCGTTCGGCCCGCTGACTCACTGTGGGTGTCTGACCCCCGATACTGTGACGACCCATGCAAACAGTGCAAGAAGCGGTATGGTCGCGGCGATGTGTCGCTTTGCCGCTGGCACCACAAGCCGTACTGCCAGGCGCTGCCGTACGGCCCAGGGTACTGGATGTGTTGCCACGGCGCCCACAGGGAAGCGCCCGGCTGTAATGTGGGTCTCCACGACAACCGCTGGGTGCCGGCGTTCCACAGCATTAACGTGCCGATCTACAGGAGGAGTCGCCATGACAACTGA